One genomic region from Pyxicephalus adspersus chromosome 1, UCB_Pads_2.0, whole genome shotgun sequence encodes:
- the LOC140321746 gene encoding keratin, type II cytoskeletal 75-like, which translates to MSNFRQKQSSGGSVNRGFSACSLGGGRSGGSRSSGFASRSVVNLGGGRRTAVSAASVRVGSSYGGGAFGGAGGFGGGLGGGLGGGYGSGGGFGGGIGGGAGGGYGSGGGFGGGVGGGYGSGGSGGFGGAGGIFGGGAGGGPGFPVCPPGGIQEVSINQSLLQPLNVEIDPNIQKVKTEEKEQIKVLNNKFASFIDKQVRDYQELLNVKLSLDVEIATYSLLLEGEEGRMTGQIIDSVTISVVGGGSVGGGGGAGYGGGAGGGYGGGAGGGYGGGAGGGYGGGAGSGYGGGAGGGAGGAYGGGAGGAYGGGYGGGAGGGYGGLSFSGDSFPVCPPGGIQNVTVNQILLQPINVDIDPNIQKVKIQEREQIKSLNNKFACFIDKVRFLEQQNKILETKWKFLQEQSKKLANMKDNIKPLFEAYISGLQRQLDTAKNEKCRLEGDLKNMQDVVEDFKVKYEEEINKRACAENEFVSLKKDVDVQYMQKTELECKQDALVDELNFLKTLFDAEVADLQERNSSTNVILTMDNNRDLDLDRVIAEAKAQYEEIAAKSRAEAEANYARQFQQLKDTAGQHGDNLRNQKNEIQDLNSMIKRLQGEIECVKKQICGLERSITDGEGRGEVALKDAKAKLCEMEAALQKAKGDLAVQLRDYQELLNVKMALDLEIATYRTLLEGEESRMHGEVDNNITISVFNTAGKVPSSGSSCGTGSCNVRMTSAIGAGSGSVMKQGNFGASGCDTGTCKTNNKVSSATGGIAALVATSSSKKNY; encoded by the exons ATGAGCAACTTTAGGCAAAAGCAAAGTAGTGGTGGTAGTGTAAACAGGGGCTTTAGTGCCTGTTCACTAGGTGGAGGGAGATCAGGTGGCTCTCGTTCTTCAGGCTTTGCTTCACGAAGTGTTGTGAACCTTGGTGGAGGAAGGAGAACTGCAGTGTCAGCTGCATCTGTACGTGTTGGCTCAAGCTATGGTGGAGGAGCATTTGGTGGTGCAGGAGGATTTGGCGGTGGTTTAGGCGGAGGATTAGGCGGAGGATACGGCAGTGGTGGAGGATTTGGTGGTGGTATAGGTGGTGGTGCAGGCGGAGGATACGGCAGTGGTGGAGGATTTGGCGGTGGTGTAGGCGGAGGATACGGCAGTGGTGGAAGCGGAGGATTTGGTGGTGCAGGAGGCATATTTGGTGGAGGTGCAGGAGGAGGTCCAGGCTTCCCTGTATGTCCTCCTGGTGGCATTCAGGAAGTAAGCATAAACCAAAGCCTTTTGCAACCACTAAATGTGGAAATAGATCCAAACATCCAAAAAGtgaaaactgaagaaaaagaacaaatcaaAGTCTTGAACAACAAATTTGCAAGTTTCATTGACAAG CAAGTGCGTGACTACCAAGAGCTCTTGAATGTCAAGCTTTCTCTTGATGTGGAAATTGCCACATACAGTTTACTGCTGGAAGGAGAAGAGGGCAG aatgACTGGACAAATAATCGACAGTGTGACCATAT ctgttGTTGGAGGAGGTTCTGTCGGAGGGGGTGGTGGAGCAGGATATGGAGGTGGAGCAGGCGGTGGATATGGAGGTGGAGCAGGCGGTGGATATGGCGGTGGAGCAGGCGGTGGATATGGCGGTGGAGCAGGCAGTGGATATGGCGGTGGAGCTGGTGGTGGAGCTGGCGGTGCATATGGCGGTGGAGCTGGCGGTGCATATGGCGGTGGATATGGTGGTGGAGCAGGTGGTGGATATGGTG GATTAAGCTTCAGTGGTGATAGTTTTCCTGTTTGTCCACCTGGAGGTATCCAAAATGTTACTGTCAATCAAATCCTCCTTCAGCCAATTAACGTTGATATTGATCCAAACATCCAAAAAGTCAAAATACAAGAAAGGGAGCAAATCAAATCTCTTAACAACAAGTTTGCATGCTTCATAGACAAG GTCAGATTCCTTgaacagcaaaacaaaattcTGGAAACAAAATGGAAGTTTTTGcaagaacaaagtaaaaaactgGCCAACATGAAAGACAACATCAAACCATTATTTGAGGCATACATTAGCGGCCTTCAAAGACAACTGGATACCGCCAAGAATGAAAAATGCCGTCTTGAAGGAGACCTGAAGAATATGCAGGATGTTGTGGAAGATTTCAAGGTTAA ATATGAAGAAGAGATTAACAAACGTGCCTGTGCTGAAAACGAGTTTGTATCTTTGAAGAAG gaCGTTGATGTTCAGTACATGCAAAAGACTGAACTGGAATGCAAGCAGGATGCCTTGGTGGATGAACTCAATTTCCTGAAGACCTTATTTGATGCG GAAGTGGCAGACTTACAAGAACGAAATTCCAGCACCAATGTTATCTTGACTATGGACAACAACCGCGACCTGGATTTGGACAGAGTCATTGCTGAGGCTAAAGCTCAATATGAGGAAATTGCAGCCAAGAGCAGAGCTGAGGCTGAAGCCAACTATGCTAGACAA TTCCAGCAGCTGAAAGACACAGCCGGACAACACGGAGATAATCTGCGCAACCAGAAGAATGAGATACAAGATCTGAACAGCATGATAAAAAGACTGCAAGGAGAAATTGAATGTGTTAAAAAACAG ATCTGTGGACTAGAGAGATCAATTACTGATGGTGAAGGGCGAGGGGAGGTTGCTCTGAAAGATGCCAAAGCCAAATTATGTGAAATGGAAGCTGCCCTACAAAAAGCCAAAGGAGATCTTGCAGTTCAACTACGTGACTACCAAGAACTTCTTAATGTAAAAATGGCCCTGGATCTTGAGATTGCCACTTACAGGACACTTCTGGAGGGAGAGGAAAGCAG gatgcATGGAGAAGTTGACAATAACATTACAATCT CTGTCTTTAACACTGCTGGGAAAGTTCCCAGTTCTGGTTCAAGCTGTGGAACAGGATCATGCAATGTCCGGATGACCAGTGCAATAGGAG